The following coding sequences are from one Mesorhizobium onobrychidis window:
- a CDS encoding OpgC family protein, whose protein sequence is MRIPDRATRIPDTRIPERDTRIDVFRALALLIIFVDHVPGTVFETLTYKNFGFSDAAEAFVLISGMSVALAYGPKFQSGDRLMATLKLWRRAGVLYVAHIVTTMVVLAIFCAAAVFAKRPDMLTLINIEPLIRNPQQALIGIVTLGHQLGYNNILPVYAVLLLMAPTFLLFISHRPLAALALSGALWLVAGIYQIAPPNYPEPGFWFLNPLSWQFLFNIGLASMLHIRRGGTIPVNRWLVGAAAVYVAAALVWVHSPLWGHVSWLNLPVVLTGFDKTFLSLPRLLHILAVSYLIVAFPSVSNLFRTSRDHPLAILGKRSLPVFIAGTVIAMAAQVMKLINPGGLAYDSLLIAAGIAMQFALAYYLEWLSGIGRSGMSRPVRSEASPVHTSFGVGGMAATNL, encoded by the coding sequence ATGCGTATCCCGGATCGCGCAACGCGTATCCCGGATACGCGTATCCCGGAACGCGATACGCGCATCGATGTGTTCCGCGCTCTCGCTCTGCTGATCATATTTGTCGACCATGTCCCGGGCACGGTTTTCGAAACCCTGACCTACAAGAATTTCGGCTTTTCGGATGCTGCCGAGGCCTTCGTGCTGATCTCCGGCATGTCCGTCGCGCTCGCCTACGGCCCAAAATTCCAGTCAGGAGACCGGCTCATGGCGACACTGAAATTGTGGCGCCGCGCCGGTGTGCTCTATGTCGCCCACATTGTCACGACGATGGTGGTGCTGGCCATCTTCTGCGCGGCGGCGGTGTTCGCGAAGCGGCCGGACATGCTGACGCTGATCAACATCGAGCCATTGATCAGGAACCCGCAGCAAGCGCTGATCGGCATCGTCACGCTTGGCCATCAGCTCGGCTACAACAACATCCTGCCGGTCTATGCGGTGCTGCTGCTGATGGCGCCAACCTTCCTGCTGTTCATCAGCCACAGGCCTTTGGCGGCGCTCGCCCTATCCGGAGCTCTGTGGCTGGTTGCCGGAATCTACCAGATCGCCCCGCCGAATTATCCTGAGCCCGGCTTCTGGTTCCTCAATCCGCTGTCGTGGCAGTTCCTCTTCAACATCGGGCTGGCAAGTATGCTGCATATCAGGCGCGGCGGCACCATTCCGGTCAATCGCTGGCTGGTCGGCGCGGCGGCGGTCTATGTCGCGGCGGCATTGGTCTGGGTGCACAGCCCGCTATGGGGGCACGTGTCGTGGCTGAACCTGCCCGTGGTGCTGACCGGCTTCGACAAGACGTTTCTGTCGTTGCCGAGGCTGCTGCACATCCTGGCGGTGAGCTACCTGATTGTGGCGTTTCCTTCTGTCTCGAACCTGTTCCGCACCAGCCGCGACCATCCGCTCGCCATATTGGGCAAACGATCGCTGCCGGTTTTCATCGCCGGCACGGTGATCGCCATGGCGGCGCAGGTGATGAAGCTGATCAACCCGGGCGGGCTTGCCTACGACAGCTTGCTGATCGCCGCCGGCATCGCCATGCAGTTCGCGCTCGCCTATTATCTCGAATGGCTGTCGGGTATTGGGCGGTCCGGCATGAGCAGGCCGGTCCGCAGCGAGGCGTCGCCTGTCCATACGTCCTTCGGCGTGGGCGGCATGGCGGCTACCAACCTGTAG